The following proteins come from a genomic window of Rhodoligotrophos sp. CJ14:
- a CDS encoding di-heme oxidoredictase family protein, whose product MSLRDLLLAVPALITGCVLSLGTVALASGAAPAVPSKDGELLPECVVPPVRESEALPGGSATSPHPADRNAFSHSSANLPFDREFDFKIGNGVFRKQWVSAPSSTKASDGLGPLYNARACQNCHLKDGRGRPPVTDNADDRAVSMLLKLAIPPRDEAERAKLASGTLSMIPDPTYGAQLQEFAVQGMEGEGRLSLSYEDLAPITLPGGETVSLRKPHYEISKLKYGAPADGLTTSPRVAPQMIGLGLIEAIPDSEIIAGPELPAARADGIVGKPNRVWSAANGRVMLGRFGWKAGQPTIADQAAVAFAGDMGLSTKLISAHSGDCTQAQPECLSAPNGVTRKLGKAEVADSMFDLVVYYSRNLAVPRMRDTAGPEIKQGRELFYRSGCAACHRPSFTTGTGPDIQPELAGQTIWPYTDLLLHDMGPELADGFTEGAANGREWRTAPLWGIGLTETVAGHSTFLHDGRARNILEAILWHGGEAEIAKQRVMRLSPEERASLLAFVNSL is encoded by the coding sequence GTGAGCTTGCGCGACCTCCTGCTGGCGGTTCCGGCGCTGATCACGGGATGCGTCCTGTCGCTCGGAACCGTCGCGCTGGCAAGCGGCGCGGCGCCTGCGGTACCGAGCAAGGATGGCGAACTGTTGCCGGAATGCGTCGTGCCGCCGGTGCGGGAGAGCGAGGCTCTTCCCGGCGGTAGCGCCACCTCGCCTCATCCGGCTGACCGCAACGCCTTTTCCCATTCGTCCGCGAACCTGCCCTTCGACCGCGAGTTCGACTTCAAGATCGGCAACGGCGTCTTTCGCAAGCAATGGGTCTCGGCCCCCTCCTCCACCAAGGCCTCCGACGGGCTTGGGCCGCTTTACAATGCCCGCGCCTGCCAGAACTGCCATCTGAAGGATGGGCGCGGGCGACCGCCGGTGACCGATAATGCCGATGATCGAGCCGTCTCGATGCTTCTGAAGCTCGCCATACCGCCGCGCGATGAGGCGGAACGCGCCAAGCTTGCCTCGGGCACGCTCAGCATGATCCCCGACCCGACTTACGGCGCCCAGCTTCAGGAATTCGCCGTTCAGGGCATGGAGGGCGAGGGACGCCTGTCTCTCTCTTATGAGGATCTTGCACCGATCACCCTGCCGGGCGGCGAGACGGTCAGTTTGCGCAAACCGCATTATGAGATCAGCAAGCTCAAATATGGCGCACCCGCGGACGGGCTGACGACCTCGCCGCGCGTTGCGCCACAAATGATCGGACTGGGCCTGATCGAGGCCATTCCAGACAGCGAGATCATCGCCGGCCCGGAACTGCCCGCGGCACGGGCAGATGGCATTGTCGGCAAGCCCAACCGTGTCTGGAGCGCGGCCAATGGGAGGGTGATGCTCGGTCGCTTCGGCTGGAAGGCCGGCCAGCCCACCATAGCCGACCAGGCGGCAGTGGCCTTTGCCGGCGATATGGGCTTGTCGACCAAGCTCATTTCCGCCCATTCCGGTGATTGCACGCAGGCGCAGCCCGAGTGCCTCTCCGCTCCGAACGGCGTCACGCGGAAGCTCGGCAAGGCGGAGGTGGCCGACAGCATGTTCGACCTCGTTGTCTATTATTCCCGCAATCTGGCGGTGCCCCGCATGCGCGATACCGCCGGTCCGGAAATCAAGCAGGGCCGCGAGCTCTTCTATCGCAGCGGCTGTGCGGCCTGTCACAGGCCAAGCTTTACCACCGGCACCGGGCCGGATATCCAGCCGGAACTCGCGGGCCAGACTATTTGGCCCTATACCGACCTTCTGCTGCACGATATGGGCCCGGAACTTGCCGATGGTTTCACTGAAGGCGCAGCCAATGGACGGGAGTGGCGCACCGCACCGTTATGGGGCATAGGTTTGACCGAGACCGTTGCCGGGCATAGCACGTTTCTCCATGATGGCCGCGCCCGAAACATCCTGGAAGCCATTCTGTGGCACGGTGGCGAGGCCGAAATCGCGAAGCAGCGGGTCATGAGGCTCTCTCCTGAAGAGCGGGCCAGTTTGCTGGCTTTCGTCAACTCGCTCTAA
- a CDS encoding imelysin family protein gives MFGPANAVEVKDVLTTYADIAKAAYDDSLNSARSLNETVKQFLATPNQENLNKAREAWIAARVPYQQTEVFRFGNPIVDEWEGKVNSWPLDEGLIDYVDAESYGEESDENPLYTANIIANKSLTVGGETIDASTITPELLERLQEAGDIETNVTTGYHAIEFLLWGQDLNGSGSSAGNRPPTDYDQANCTNGNCDRRAAYLQAATDLLIKDLAEMAEAWGPDGKARKAVLDGSPDQGLRAMLVGMGSLSYGELAGERMKLGLLLHDPEEEHDCFSDNTPASHYYDALGIDNVYRGRYRRIDGGEVKGSSLSELVAAKDPAVDEDLKSKLSVTLAAMKALVDRAKGGEHYDQMIAADNAEGNAVVQAAITALLNQTQSIEKAVNVLGLQDATFEGSESLDNPEAVLQ, from the coding sequence ATGTTCGGCCCGGCAAATGCCGTCGAGGTCAAGGACGTGCTGACCACTTACGCGGATATCGCGAAGGCGGCTTATGACGATTCCCTCAATTCGGCGCGCAGTCTGAACGAGACTGTGAAGCAATTCCTCGCAACGCCCAATCAGGAGAACTTGAACAAGGCGCGCGAAGCCTGGATCGCCGCCCGTGTTCCCTACCAGCAGACGGAAGTCTTCCGCTTCGGCAATCCCATCGTTGATGAATGGGAGGGCAAGGTCAATTCCTGGCCATTGGACGAGGGACTGATCGACTATGTCGACGCCGAGAGCTACGGCGAAGAATCCGACGAGAACCCGCTTTACACGGCCAATATCATCGCCAACAAGTCACTCACGGTCGGCGGCGAAACAATCGATGCCTCGACCATCACCCCTGAGCTGCTCGAGCGGCTACAGGAGGCGGGCGACATCGAAACCAATGTGACGACGGGATATCATGCCATCGAGTTCCTGCTTTGGGGACAGGATCTCAACGGCTCCGGGTCTAGCGCCGGAAATAGGCCGCCCACGGACTATGACCAGGCCAATTGCACCAATGGCAATTGCGACCGCCGGGCCGCCTATTTGCAGGCCGCGACCGACCTTCTCATCAAGGATCTGGCTGAAATGGCTGAGGCCTGGGGGCCCGATGGCAAGGCGCGCAAAGCAGTCCTCGATGGTTCGCCTGACCAGGGGCTGCGTGCGATGCTCGTCGGCATGGGGAGCCTGTCCTATGGGGAGCTGGCAGGCGAGCGCATGAAGCTCGGCCTCTTGCTGCACGATCCCGAAGAGGAGCATGACTGCTTCTCCGACAACACACCCGCCAGCCACTATTATGACGCTCTCGGCATCGACAATGTCTATCGCGGCCGCTATCGCCGCATCGATGGCGGCGAGGTGAAGGGGTCAAGCCTCTCGGAGCTGGTCGCGGCGAAGGATCCCGCGGTGGACGAGGATCTGAAATCGAAGCTCTCCGTCACTCTCGCCGCCATGAAAGCTCTGGTCGACCGCGCGAAGGGCGGCGAGCACTATGATCAGATGATCGCGGCGGACAATGCTGAAGGCAATGCGGTGGTGCAGGCAGCGATCACGGCGCTGTTGAACCAGACCCAGTCCATAGAGAAGGCCGTCAACGTGCTGGGCTTGCAGGATGCCACATTCGAGGGCTCCGAGAGCCTCGACAATCCCGAGGCCGTCTTGCAGTGA
- a CDS encoding imelysin family protein, with product MRTAYIVNGKAYIIGAVALGLALFAPHSALPAFAQSAPAAQSPGASAPKVTQSAVVSVVDLAKSLVTDHAAPGYRSFAAETAKLAAATAELCGAPSPRRLENVRNTFTAALLAWQRIQHVHFGPIMQEDRLYRIEYWPDRHGQGEKQLRKLLASAGLERFDVNKLTEASVAVQGFPALERILYASDADGLGEASSNSAPHCNLALAVSRNLAAMAKATAEAWQRDYVAPSANFTEEQAHAIATDFYKAFVEQLETVRDVKIGTPLGTSPATARPKSAEAWRSHMTERSIETNLRALSELFSGPKDGSQPGLAHMVDPEMRTSSGGPAADMRKTAAEGLTYGAEFIAQHPDLLGEPLSSEAGWKSANFLKLHLGGVRDHAVEILGPALNVSLGFNARDGD from the coding sequence ATGAGAACAGCCTATATCGTGAATGGGAAGGCTTACATCATTGGCGCTGTGGCGCTCGGCCTGGCCTTATTCGCGCCGCATTCTGCTTTACCCGCCTTCGCCCAGTCAGCGCCTGCCGCCCAGTCGCCCGGTGCGTCCGCGCCGAAGGTGACGCAAAGTGCCGTGGTATCCGTCGTTGATCTCGCCAAGAGCCTCGTGACCGATCACGCGGCCCCGGGCTACCGCAGCTTTGCCGCTGAAACCGCCAAGCTTGCCGCCGCCACCGCCGAGCTCTGCGGCGCTCCGAGCCCGCGCCGGTTGGAGAATGTGCGCAACACCTTCACGGCTGCCTTGCTCGCTTGGCAGCGGATCCAGCATGTTCATTTCGGTCCCATCATGCAGGAGGACCGCCTCTATCGCATCGAATACTGGCCGGACAGGCACGGCCAAGGCGAGAAGCAGCTGCGCAAACTGCTTGCCTCTGCCGGGCTCGAGCGTTTCGATGTGAACAAGCTGACTGAGGCAAGTGTCGCCGTGCAGGGCTTCCCAGCCTTAGAGCGCATTCTTTATGCCTCTGATGCCGACGGCCTGGGTGAGGCTTCGTCCAACAGCGCTCCACATTGCAACCTGGCTCTTGCAGTCTCCCGCAATCTTGCGGCCATGGCTAAGGCCACGGCCGAAGCCTGGCAACGTGACTATGTGGCCCCGTCGGCCAATTTCACCGAGGAGCAGGCGCACGCGATTGCGACCGATTTCTACAAGGCATTCGTCGAGCAGCTCGAAACGGTTCGCGATGTCAAGATCGGCACCCCTCTGGGCACCTCCCCTGCAACGGCCAGGCCGAAAAGCGCCGAAGCCTGGCGCAGTCACATGACCGAGCGCAGCATCGAGACCAATCTTCGCGCTCTCAGCGAGCTATTCTCCGGACCGAAAGACGGAAGCCAGCCGGGCCTTGCCCATATGGTGGACCCTGAGATGAGGACCAGCAGCGGGGGACCGGCAGCCGATATGCGCAAGACGGCGGCGGAAGGTTTGACCTATGGCGCGGAATTCATTGCACAGCATCCTGATCTGCTCGGCGAGCCGCTGTCCAGCGAAGCGGGCTGGAAATCCGCCAATTTCCTCAAACTGCATTTGGGCGGTGTGCGAGACCATGCGGTCGAGATCCTGGGCCCTGCCCTGAATGTCTCGCTGGGGTTCAACGCGCGCGATGGAGACTGA
- a CDS encoding DUF1513 domain-containing protein, with amino-acid sequence MSLPTIPNVNRRRVLGGLAALPFMDASHVLAKAPESPLYLSALSDDDEGHFGVIFEETGEMRARIELPARGHGGAFSPMAAEVVIFARRPGTFAVVFEPRSGRIIASLASPEGRHFFGHGIYSRDGRLLYTTENDYETGDGIIGIWDAAHGYRRVGEFPSYGIDPHDIRLMPDGHTLAIANGGILTHPDYGRRKLNIPEMSPSLVLADARDGKLVREVKLPAELHKLSIRHMAVNKAGQIGVAMQYEGQETDLPPLVFIWRGGEPQLLDAPEPILRQMTNYCGSAALDAAGEVLGITSPRGGLASFWAMADGRLLGTAAMVDTCGIASAGRHSFILSSGDGSRRIEKLVKRAGHSGPELPEHVQLPRLEGHWDNHLVRGSI; translated from the coding sequence TTGTCTTTGCCGACCATCCCGAATGTGAACCGGCGCCGCGTTCTGGGGGGCCTCGCCGCCCTGCCCTTCATGGACGCGTCCCATGTGCTGGCCAAGGCGCCCGAGAGCCCGCTCTATCTCTCCGCCTTGTCGGATGATGATGAGGGCCACTTTGGCGTTATCTTCGAGGAGACGGGCGAGATGCGCGCGCGCATCGAGCTCCCTGCCCGCGGTCACGGCGGCGCCTTCTCGCCCATGGCCGCCGAGGTTGTGATCTTTGCCCGCCGCCCGGGCACCTTCGCCGTGGTTTTCGAGCCACGTTCAGGCCGCATCATCGCGAGCCTCGCCTCTCCCGAGGGTCGGCACTTCTTCGGCCATGGCATTTACTCCCGCGATGGGCGCCTGCTCTATACGACCGAGAATGACTATGAGACCGGCGATGGGATAATCGGTATCTGGGATGCGGCCCATGGCTATCGACGGGTCGGCGAGTTCCCCTCCTATGGGATAGACCCGCACGATATTCGCCTGATGCCCGATGGTCATACCTTGGCGATTGCCAATGGCGGTATCCTCACCCATCCCGATTATGGCCGGCGCAAGCTCAATATTCCCGAAATGAGCCCGTCATTGGTGCTGGCGGATGCCCGGGATGGAAAGCTTGTCCGCGAGGTCAAATTGCCGGCCGAGCTGCACAAATTGTCGATCCGCCATATGGCAGTGAACAAGGCGGGCCAGATCGGGGTGGCCATGCAATATGAGGGGCAGGAAACGGACCTGCCCCCGCTCGTCTTCATTTGGCGGGGCGGCGAGCCGCAGCTTTTGGATGCGCCCGAGCCTATCCTTCGCCAGATGACCAACTACTGCGGATCAGCGGCCCTCGATGCAGCGGGCGAGGTGCTTGGGATCACATCTCCGCGCGGTGGTCTGGCGAGCTTCTGGGCAATGGCGGATGGCCGCCTGCTTGGAACGGCCGCGATGGTCGACACATGTGGCATTGCATCCGCCGGACGGCATTCCTTCATCCTGTCCAGCGGCGATGGCTCACGCCGTATAGAAAAACTGGTCAAACGAGCCGGCCATTCCGGACCCGAACTCCCGGAACATGTCCAATTGCCAAGGCTTGAGGGCCACTGGGACAATCATTTGGTTCGCGGATCCATATGA